A window from Vulcanimicrobium alpinum encodes these proteins:
- a CDS encoding CoA-binding protein: protein MILETASQRRALLERSRTVAMVGASANPTRPSYFVFSYLRTRGMLEVTPINPSIAEIDGVRAFPTLAAYAAERGAPDIVDVFRKPESASEAAREAIAAGAKAIWFQYGVVNDEAIRLADEAGLDVVVDRCIKVESARFDGGLHLGGMNTGLLTARRASSR, encoded by the coding sequence GTGATCCTGGAGACGGCGTCCCAGCGGCGCGCGCTGCTGGAACGCTCGCGCACCGTCGCGATGGTCGGCGCTTCCGCCAACCCGACGCGGCCGTCGTACTTCGTGTTCTCGTACCTGCGCACGCGCGGGATGCTCGAGGTCACGCCGATCAACCCGTCGATCGCAGAGATCGACGGCGTGCGCGCGTTTCCGACCCTTGCGGCATACGCGGCCGAGCGCGGCGCGCCCGACATCGTCGACGTCTTCCGCAAACCGGAGAGTGCGTCGGAGGCCGCGCGCGAGGCGATCGCGGCCGGCGCGAAAGCGATCTGGTTCCAATACGGCGTCGTCAACGACGAGGCGATCCGGCTCGCCGACGAAGCGGGTCTCGACGTCGTCGTCGACCGCTGCATCAAAGTGGAGTCGGCGCGCTTCGACGGCGGCCTGCATTTGGGCGGCATGAACACCGGCCTCCTCACCGCCCGCCGAGCCTCGTCACGCTGA
- a CDS encoding O-acetylhomoserine aminocarboxypropyltransferase/cysteine synthase family protein translates to MSDRAFGFRTRALHAGTPPDGETGARALPLHLSTSFVFDSAEHAAELFALRTYGNIYTRIGNPTVAAFEEKLANLEGGLGAVATASGLSAQLIAILTVAEAGDHLVASTNLYGGTITQFSVTLKRMGIAVTFVPPNDLDAVRAALRENTRALFTETIGNPRGEVADLAGLAEIAHAAGVPLIVDSTFATPYLCRPIEHGADVVVHSATKFIGGHGTVLGGAIVESGRFPWGAGGHPLISTPSPGYHGLNFTETFGEYAFLMRARVELLRDIGAAISPMNAWLLVQGLETLALRMPAHVANARAVAEFLRGRDEVGWVAYAGLDDSPERERAQKYLPSGAGAVFSFGLRGGREAGRAFIESLELFSHLANVGDAKSLVIHPASTTHQQLSDEELQAAGIGADLIRLSVGLEDVDDLLWDLERGLAAAGRAATTVRMP, encoded by the coding sequence ATGAGCGACCGCGCCTTCGGTTTTCGCACGCGCGCGCTGCACGCGGGGACGCCGCCCGACGGCGAGACCGGAGCGCGGGCCCTGCCGCTGCACCTCTCGACGAGCTTCGTGTTCGACTCCGCCGAGCACGCCGCCGAGCTGTTCGCGCTGCGCACGTACGGGAACATCTACACGCGCATCGGCAACCCCACGGTCGCGGCGTTCGAAGAGAAGCTCGCGAACCTCGAAGGGGGCCTCGGCGCCGTCGCGACCGCGAGCGGCCTCTCCGCGCAGTTGATCGCGATCCTCACCGTCGCCGAAGCCGGCGATCACCTCGTCGCGTCGACGAACCTCTACGGCGGGACGATCACGCAGTTCTCCGTCACGCTCAAACGGATGGGGATCGCCGTCACCTTCGTGCCGCCGAACGATCTGGACGCCGTGCGCGCCGCACTGCGCGAAAACACGCGCGCCCTCTTCACCGAGACGATCGGCAACCCGCGCGGGGAGGTCGCCGATCTCGCGGGGCTCGCTGAGATCGCGCACGCGGCCGGCGTCCCGCTCATCGTCGACAGCACCTTTGCGACGCCGTACCTCTGCCGACCGATCGAACACGGCGCCGACGTCGTCGTGCATTCGGCGACGAAGTTCATCGGCGGCCACGGGACCGTGCTCGGCGGCGCGATCGTCGAATCGGGCCGCTTTCCGTGGGGCGCCGGGGGGCATCCGCTGATCTCGACGCCGAGCCCCGGCTATCACGGCCTGAATTTCACCGAGACGTTCGGCGAGTACGCGTTCCTCATGCGCGCGCGGGTCGAATTGCTGCGCGACATCGGCGCGGCGATCTCGCCGATGAACGCGTGGCTGCTCGTGCAAGGTCTCGAGACGCTCGCGCTGCGGATGCCGGCGCACGTCGCCAACGCGCGCGCGGTCGCGGAGTTCCTGCGCGGACGCGACGAAGTGGGCTGGGTCGCGTACGCCGGGCTCGACGACAGCCCCGAACGCGAACGCGCGCAGAAGTATCTGCCCAGCGGCGCGGGCGCGGTCTTCAGCTTCGGCCTGCGCGGCGGACGCGAAGCCGGCCGCGCCTTCATCGAATCGCTGGAGCTCTTCAGCCACCTCGCCAACGTCGGCGACGCGAAGAGCCTGGTGATCCATCCCGCATCGACGACGCACCAGCAGTTGTCCGACGAGGAGCTCCAGGCCGCCGGGATCGGCGCGGATCTGATCCGCCTCTCGGTGGGTCTTGAAGACGTGGACGATCTGTTGTGGGATCTGGAGCGCGGCTTGGCCGCGGCGGGGCGCGCAGCGACGACGGTGCGGATGCCGTGA
- the rpmE gene encoding 50S ribosomal protein L31 has translation MKTECHPKWFPEAKVTCACGNQFTTGSTSPNISVEVCSNCHPLWTGQQKFLDTAGRVEKFNQRAAMADKKKAEAAARKSKKQAAEETVTVPA, from the coding sequence GTGAAAACCGAGTGCCACCCCAAGTGGTTCCCGGAGGCCAAGGTCACCTGCGCCTGCGGAAACCAATTTACCACCGGATCGACATCGCCGAACATCAGCGTCGAAGTCTGCTCCAACTGCCATCCCTTGTGGACCGGGCAGCAGAAGTTCCTCGACACCGCGGGCCGGGTCGAGAAGTTCAACCAGCGCGCCGCCATGGCCGACAAGAAGAAGGCCGAAGCCGCCGCGCGGAAGAGCAAGAAGCAGGCCGCCGAGGAAACCGTGACCGTCCCGGCTTAG
- the prfA gene encoding peptide chain release factor 1: protein MQYHDRLETLSKRFDEIDAALADTSGGFDQARFTALMRERAAIEETVATFRALGALLREIAENDALRADRSDPDLCALAEEEAPALRERRVALEAQLQELMLPRDPNDTKDIFIEIRAGAGGDEAGIFAGDLLRMYTRFAEGMRMRVELLSESENEAGGYKEAVVAVKGGEPYRWFKYESGVHRVQRVPTTEAAGRIHTSTATVAVLPEVEDDGEIEIRSTDLEIDTFKASGAGGQHVNKTESAIRITHKPTGIIVACSEERSQLQNRERAMGMLRAQLADRQRREREETEGALRRSQVGTGDRSEKIRTYNYPQDRITDHRINQNFQNIKAILDGDMEKLVVELQKDEKARLLAGETVGSGSAA from the coding sequence ATGCAATATCACGATCGCCTCGAGACGCTCTCGAAACGCTTCGATGAAATCGACGCCGCGCTCGCGGACACGAGCGGCGGCTTCGATCAGGCGCGTTTTACCGCGCTGATGAGAGAGCGCGCGGCGATCGAGGAGACGGTTGCGACGTTCCGCGCGCTCGGCGCGCTGCTGCGCGAGATCGCCGAAAACGACGCGCTGCGCGCCGACCGCTCCGATCCCGATCTCTGCGCGCTCGCCGAAGAAGAAGCCCCGGCGCTGCGCGAGCGGCGCGTCGCGCTCGAAGCGCAGCTCCAGGAACTGATGCTGCCGCGCGATCCCAACGACACCAAGGACATCTTCATCGAGATCCGTGCCGGCGCCGGCGGCGACGAAGCGGGGATCTTCGCCGGCGATCTGCTGCGGATGTACACGCGCTTCGCCGAAGGGATGCGGATGCGCGTCGAACTGCTCAGCGAGAGCGAGAACGAAGCCGGCGGTTATAAAGAAGCCGTCGTCGCGGTGAAGGGCGGCGAGCCGTACCGCTGGTTCAAATACGAATCCGGCGTCCATCGAGTCCAGCGCGTCCCCACGACCGAAGCGGCGGGCCGCATCCACACCTCGACCGCGACGGTCGCCGTGCTGCCGGAAGTCGAAGACGACGGCGAGATCGAGATTCGTTCGACCGACCTCGAGATCGACACGTTCAAAGCCTCGGGCGCGGGCGGCCAGCACGTCAACAAGACCGAGTCGGCGATCCGCATCACGCACAAACCGACCGGGATCATCGTCGCGTGCAGCGAGGAACGCTCGCAGCTGCAGAACCGCGAGCGAGCGATGGGGATGCTGCGCGCGCAGCTCGCCGACCGTCAGCGACGCGAACGCGAAGAAACCGAAGGCGCATTGCGCCGCAGTCAGGTCGGCACCGGCGATCGCAGCGAGAAGATCCGCACCTACAATTATCCGCAGGATCGCATCACCGACCACCGGATCAACCAGAACTTCCAGAACATCAAAGCGATCCTCGACGGCGACATGGAAAAGCTCGTCGTGGAACTGCAGAAGGACGAGAAAGCCCGTCTGCTGGCGGGCGAGACGGTGGGCTCGGGCTCGGCGGCCTGA
- a CDS encoding NADPH:quinone oxidoreductase family protein, which produces MAPGPGEVAITVHAAGVNFPDVLIAAGRYQVKPPLPFTLGAEIAGTIAAVGADVHDLHVGQRVATLVQTGGYAEIAVAPAATVIVLPASIAFETAAAMVMTYGTAYHALVDRGRLQAGDRVVVTGAGGGVGTAAVDIASGLDARVVAVVGSEAKREAALHAGAMIAVAAAADLTQQIKDAHGATDILLDNVGGDVFDAALRTLDWRGRALIVGFTSGRIPEIPANRLLLREADALGVFFGTWSQRHPAAHRANFTALLAMCDDGRIRPRAHERVAFDDVPLALEAIAERRLVGKAVVTVRT; this is translated from the coding sequence CTGGCGCCCGGCCCCGGCGAGGTCGCAATCACGGTGCATGCCGCGGGCGTCAATTTCCCCGACGTGCTGATCGCGGCGGGCCGCTATCAAGTCAAGCCGCCGCTGCCGTTCACCCTCGGCGCGGAGATCGCCGGGACGATCGCTGCGGTCGGGGCGGACGTGCACGACCTGCACGTCGGCCAACGCGTCGCGACGCTCGTGCAGACGGGCGGCTACGCGGAGATCGCGGTTGCGCCGGCGGCGACCGTCATCGTCCTGCCGGCGTCGATCGCGTTCGAAACCGCGGCCGCGATGGTGATGACGTACGGCACCGCGTATCACGCGCTCGTCGATCGCGGGCGCCTGCAGGCCGGTGACCGCGTCGTCGTCACCGGCGCCGGCGGCGGCGTCGGCACCGCCGCGGTCGACATCGCTTCGGGGCTCGACGCGCGGGTCGTCGCGGTCGTCGGATCGGAGGCGAAACGTGAGGCAGCACTGCACGCGGGCGCGATGATCGCGGTGGCCGCCGCCGCCGATCTGACGCAGCAGATCAAAGACGCACACGGCGCGACCGACATCCTGCTCGACAACGTCGGCGGTGACGTTTTCGACGCCGCGCTGCGTACGCTCGATTGGCGCGGCCGCGCGTTGATCGTCGGCTTCACGTCGGGGCGGATCCCGGAGATCCCGGCGAACCGGCTGCTGCTGCGCGAAGCGGACGCCCTCGGCGTGTTCTTCGGGACGTGGTCGCAGCGTCATCCCGCCGCGCACCGCGCGAATTTCACGGCGCTCCTCGCGATGTGCGACGACGGGCGGATCCGTCCGCGCGCGCACGAACGCGTCGCCTTCGACGACGTGCCGCTGGCGCTCGAAGCGATCGCCGAACGGCGGCTCGTCGGCAAGGCCGTCGTCACCGTGCGGACGTGA
- the prmC gene encoding peptide chain release factor N(5)-glutamine methyltransferase: MTIGEALRDAAVRLEPIGGTGRLDAVFLLAHAGGVSRQEMIAHAERRLDDDVAQRFAALVEQRAAGMPMAYVTGEAGFYGRMFGVDRRVLVPRPETEIAIEWAVRHLRAIGRENGSAADVGTGSGAIAVTLACELPGLGVCASDVSFAALAVARRNAARNNVFQHVTFLTGDLAAPLLRFAPYDAVVANLPYVPTAECAGPPDPVSYEPLVARDGGPDGLELYRRFLPDLARLVAPRGIAILEAAPANARTLEALVGQALPHAGVETIRDYADLDRFVIAVIPPANGG; this comes from the coding sequence GTGACGATCGGCGAAGCGCTGCGCGACGCGGCGGTCCGGCTCGAACCGATCGGCGGCACGGGCCGCCTCGACGCCGTCTTCCTGCTCGCGCACGCGGGCGGCGTCTCGCGCCAGGAGATGATCGCGCACGCGGAACGCCGGCTCGACGACGACGTCGCGCAGCGGTTCGCGGCGCTGGTCGAGCAGCGCGCCGCCGGGATGCCGATGGCGTACGTGACCGGCGAGGCCGGCTTCTACGGCCGAATGTTCGGCGTCGACCGGCGCGTGCTCGTTCCGCGCCCGGAGACGGAGATCGCGATCGAGTGGGCGGTGCGCCATCTGCGTGCGATCGGCCGGGAGAACGGCAGCGCCGCCGACGTCGGGACCGGAAGCGGCGCGATCGCGGTGACGCTGGCGTGCGAGCTCCCGGGGTTGGGCGTGTGCGCGAGCGACGTCTCGTTCGCGGCGCTCGCCGTTGCACGCCGCAACGCCGCGCGCAACAACGTCTTTCAGCACGTAACGTTTCTCACGGGCGACCTCGCGGCGCCGTTGCTCCGGTTCGCGCCGTACGATGCCGTGGTCGCGAACCTGCCCTACGTCCCGACCGCCGAGTGCGCCGGGCCGCCCGATCCGGTCTCCTACGAACCGCTGGTCGCGCGCGACGGCGGCCCCGACGGGCTCGAGCTCTACCGGCGCTTTCTTCCCGACTTGGCGCGGCTGGTCGCGCCGCGCGGGATCGCGATCCTCGAGGCTGCTCCGGCGAACGCGCGCACGCTGGAGGCGCTGGTCGGTCAGGCCCTCCCGCATGCGGGGGTGGAGACGATCCGCGACTACGCCGACCTTGACCGGTTCGTGATCGCCGTGATCCCCCCGGCGAACGGCGGCTAG